One Nicotiana tomentosiformis chromosome 1, ASM39032v3, whole genome shotgun sequence genomic window, TATAGTTCAAgaaaatttgcctccaaaattataattttagcccTGAAATATTTTTTCTCGgaaggacgtgcgcggccgcgcacctgcgCAGGTGGCCACGCACTTTCGCCAGTTTCTGCTTGACTTGCGCGTCCCAGTGCGCGGTCAGTGCACGGCCACACACCTAGGAAATTTTCTGCACTCTTATTCGTTCTTCTTTTTAAGTGCGCTAACATCTGTTGATCCTCGAACAAATTCTCAATTTATTCCATAAACTTTTACTTGGCCTTTAACGCTCCATATCAACTCAAAAAATGGTCCCTAACCTTATTGTAGCCCGAAATTTCTCCTGTAAAGCATAAAGTACTCAGTCAGAGCAATTTACTACCTTTTAACACTCAAACATTAGTAAAGTACAACAATTTAGAGTGCAAATAGTGGCCAAAATACATAGTTATAGCCTACCATCTAgcatataaaaataaaagagataTTTTAGGTGATTATTAAGAAAGAGAAAAACTATTTTTGACTTTCTTTGGAAGAGAAACATAATCTTAAATATAGAGGGGTTATTGGAAATGAGGGTGGGTGTCGTGTAACTGACACTCTAAAATTAAGGgatcttgattttttttcttttttatggtTTTGTATATAACTTGTAGTTATAGATATACAAAGCAATTAATAAGGAACCTAAATAAAGGTGGTAAAAAGGTTTCTATTATAGTATAGCTAGGTAAAAATCCCAATAGTTTTTTCGCGGACTAAAGGTGATAATACCCCAATATATTACTCTTTCAACTATAAATAGAAATGGTTACATGTAATGACACGGCcgttcgttttgagtattacaatcatgTTTCCATACTTACCACTCGATTTATGCTTTACGGTTGTTATGTGACTcgtcggggtgattggttcgggtccggtgaggttttggaatgaattggaaggaacacttagtttcaagatttaaaacttaagttagaatagtgatcggatgtcgacttatgtgtaaacaaccccgaaatggagtttttatgattccaatagctccgtatggtgattttgtacttgggagcgtgtccaaaaaattatttggaagttcgtagtggaatttgacttgaaatggcaaaaattgaatttttgggaagtttgaccggggagttgactttttgatatctgggtcggaatccagttctgaaaatttgtataggtccgttatgtcatttatgacttgtgtgcaaaatttgaggtcaatcgaacatgatttgataggtttcgacatttaatgtggaagttggaattttttagttttattaagcttgaattggggtatgattcgtggttctagcatagtttgatgtaatttaaagtttcaactaagtttgtatgatgctcTAGGACTtcttggtatgatttgacgggtcccaaggggctcgagtgtatttttggatcattggttgagagactaataaagttaagaaatttgggagtttgaccatggtcaatatcgggtcaagacggcCTCTTTCCAGTGTTTTGAGTAcgtgagcaggtccgtagcatgttttatcattgaaattcatatatggtttgtgtccgggatatttcagatgagtttcggggtaatttcggatcatttcggagaagtttgagtttgctggtttctggtgaaaTACTGTTCATtggcaattgcgaaccatttatgaaAATTGCGAAAACATTGTtcattcacaattgcgaaccatttatcgcaatttgcgaaaacactgttcatgggaggtactgttcattcgcaaatgcgaacctgggcagaaacttaaggattgaaaatctgtcatttcttcattttcgattaggatttttggagctcgatttttgggcgattttaaggatttcttcacgacttcgactggggtaagtgttctatatcctaaagtgattatatttcatgaatctatggttatattcatcgtttaattcaaatttaaatggaagaaatcaagatttttaaaaaatcttctaaaaataaaaattccagatttggaggacgatttgttgttggaattggataaaattggtatggttgaactcgtatcggaatgggtattcggatttcataaaaattatatcggattccgagaggcgggccccgcattgacttttgttgactttttaaaataaatttttaagtcgccGTATTTTTATTCGGAATTATTTGCGATGAatattaatgaagttatacaattaatttggatagatttgagctgtccggaggtcaatttaaggaagaaggcgattttggaatatcggcaaaacttcaaaaaggtaagtatcttgcctaaccttgagtgggagaattaccccttaggcatcgagtcttatgtgccatttttgaaatgtgaaaaactgtgtacgcgaggtgatgagtacgtactcgggattatatgtgcaaattttattggattaaagtcttagacattattgtgtagtaaattggataattgttggcatttattaaatcatctatttgccatgactcattccttgtttgttgaatttgtttttatatgaaaatttgatgtgattgttactcgaatatttatgtaaattccgtgagtttggtgatttgatatttccttgaaataattatattatggatttttcatttacaaataattaatgaaataagtttaaaccgaggcgttatataattatcaagaatttggattagtGAAGGTGTTGCCaaatactgagtattttccatctctgttgttattttgaggtgttatacacattgtgtggagccttgggctatttgttgtgaaagtaattgattttgttatatctttggaattggttgtggccattgggcaaattgtgatatgaattgattgtgttatgttgccgtgataatattccgtgtaaattgttgtgttatttgagttattattttgaggatatagggtggcatttcactgttgatattatgtgggtataatggtggcatttcactgttgttatgggtattgggatattgtctgggcggagcgataagggtggctataagagcgataagggtagtcatatgagagataagggtggctataggagcgataaggatggctattgatattgttagggcggagggatagtggaggctattataggagtgataagggtgactattgtcagtgatgatatgtgataatgtggggttattgcgtagGTAATTTTCATGTAATGTTGtgatttccttgtgtttatttttataccttgtgcaatttgtcttgttgttggtaaattgataatagtctgatctatgttgaaattgggagcttgtGGTTATTACCGGGCGGATAAtgaaataaaatatgggcacgaggtgtcgtgagtaaataatgattatattggcacgtgaactgtccgtgcaattgtgatatgaaatatgggcacgaagtgccgtgagtaaataatgatgatattggcacgtgaattgtccgtgcagttgtgatatgaaatgtgggcacgaggtgtcgtggttaaatgataatgatatttagcacgtgagttgtccgtgcggttgtgatagagaaattggcacgaggtgccgtggaaaaatAAAAgtaggttgagacccgtattttatgattttaaaatgttgtgtcacaaggtgacttttattcgaaagagatttatttgaaagaattttatttgaaagatatttatttgaaggaaagagatttatttgaaagtattatatcttgaagatttctatttgaaaaacatataggcgaaagatttatattggaaggacttgattaattggttgtacttgtattcattatttgttgcgcaatatttatggtgttcttatcgctctgctgtgtatatcactggatgattattgttgccatcattattatttgtatcctattatttttgcatactatattgcacatgttattagactactGCGTGTCTCGACtgtgcctcgtcactactccactgaggttagtcttgatacttattgagtaccgactgtggtgtactcatactacacttctgcacatttttgtgcagagccaggtgttggagatatcggactcagacatagttaaagtgtgatcgcaaggattcaaggtagagtttcttggtcgtcgcagtccctaggaatcttttcattttattgtactgttaattattaatcaaacagtattgagtattcgatctttgagatcattccatgtattcagttagagttcgtgactcagtattaccagtcttgggaggtttttcatatttgtttccgctgttggtttttgGCACCtgtattgaattaaaaaaatagcTTAAAATGTAATTGTGCTTGACTtatctagttttagagactaagtgtcatcacgatacctgtgattgaattttgggtcgtgacattacacCTAATCAAACATGCATTAAAAAAGAGAGCATACTTCTGtcataaatcaaataaaaaggACCTAATGATTCTTCAAGAGTACAACGACAACTATGTCTCTATCTTAAAGTAATTGCGATCCACAATTTGAATCTCTAATTTTCGGTCCGTAAAGGACTTTAAAATTCTTCAAGAATATATAATGGAATAGAATTCTTAGATTGTTATCATATATAATCCTTCATTTAGTTAAATAATATCTGCATTTGATGATATTAACATTATGTGAAAATTATTTTAGTTTCATTCTCGTTTTATCTCTATTTCAACACCAAGAGATGAATTGTAATTTGTACACTATTATTTAATTAATCTATTATTAATCCGTCttggaaaaaaacaaaaaataactaaaatatcCTTAATTAGTAAACATTATTTTTGGAATTATAACTATTTTACATCACTAAAAAAAGATAAATTAATGCTTTTGCAATTGATAAAGTTAGAAGTTCAGGTCGCATGAGGTAAATAAAGATACTCATTATCTAGCTTATTAGTATTTATTTAGTCACCCGAAAATAAATGAAGATGTTTTTCCTCTTTATCATTCTTATTATAGTTTCCATCAATGCTTGTGTTAAGTATTAAATTTGAAAACTTTCtgagagcccgtttggacataagaaatttttaaattttattcgaatttttttaatttttttttaaaatcagcATTTGGTCATAaagtttttaattttcacttaaaaatatattttaaaattttttaaaaattttaaaaattctaaaaaattatttatcaaaattttcactcaaatcactcacaaaactttaaaaacaacccaaaattatattcatatccaaatacaactctaattttcaaatataatttttactttttttttaattttacaattcttatgtccaaacgaccACTAAGTTAATCGATCGTAAGAAACGATGAGATAAACAAGAGGAGAATCACAAGTCCGACATTGTAAACTTCCCACCTTCCCACGTGTTTTGTACACGTGTCCATCCATCCACGTGCGCCCCTTCCAAACCCTCCACCCCTTCTTTCTCACTTCGTCACTCTCTTTCAAGTTTCAAAACTGAACACAGCTTGATTTTCAGTTCATCATTTCTGCTAATCTCAGCTTACAAGCAATGCTAAAGAATAAAAGCTTTTTTCTTGAAGTTCCCATCTTTGATTGGTTTAATGGAGCGCTTGAGGTTTCGGATAACGGGAAAGAAGGCATCTTTTATACTCTTTCTGCTGCCTACGCGTTTGTCTCCTTCATTGCCCTGGTACACTAATTTGAGTCATTACTTACGTTTCTTGGATTATACTACTTGTGTTTCCACTTATGTTATAAAGTTGAACTCCAAGGTTTCTATTAGTAGTATTTTTTTACCATATTTCTGGATCTTATTAGATTGACCATTAATGCCAGTTGATTAAGTGTTGTAATACCCACATTTACTATAATACCAAATCACTAATTAACCTCGTTTTTAGACCCAATATTTGGGTCCATCTTTTATTAGGGCATTTTCTTCGGATTTATTTCATCCATTCAGAGTTCAGATATTTTCCAATATGAGCTCCTAACTTACGCTGGGTTGTTTAATTTTGTGGACACGTTTGTTCTGGGGTATGCCGAACTAGACCTAGGAATTTTTTGTTCAGTTTGCATTTGGCTTCGTTTGAATGTCTGGAGGAAAGTTTGATTGTTGATAAAAATTGCAGCGAATATAGTGAAGCAAAGGAGattatattattttcttggatgtccttgtttgaaaggaaaaagaaagttcaaaataagataaaataattttcCCTCAGGTTTATATATTTTTGCAGGACTTAAGGTTGGgatttttttgttttgaaaaattgTCAAAGGCTTTACCTACAAGTCTCCTTCCTATCAAATGCacaaaaatgcaagaaaatcaactTTTCGACCATTTTTCTCCTAAATCATGGCAACCAAATGATATATTGAGGTTAATGCATGGACTTATTGTAGCAAAGGGATCATTTGATTTGCAGGTGGATAAGGCGTGACAGTGACCAATGGTGAGAATTTTTTTATTGATTATGTCGAGTGCATATACCATAGGCCTATGTCACATGGGCTTAGTGGGCTTGTGTTAATACTCACTAAGAAAGGCTTAGTTGATTCTCTGTTGGTAACCATGGGCTAGGCATGCTCAGGCAAGAGCTTCACGCTTGTCAAACCATGGGTTTTAGTCTTGCTTGGATTAGGAGAAAGGTAAAGAGGAGTTGAAGTTGACGCCAACCTAAGGTATGGAGAAAATATTTTGTCGTGGGGAAATGTTTCACCTAGGATACTATTTTCTGAATCATTCTTCTCGTGCTTGATTGGATATAAAGTAAACAATTTATGATTATTGACTTATTGTTAAGTATAAGATAGGTAGAATAGCCGTTTTGTGATATATTTTTAGTATCAAAGGTTGACAACAACATCCAGATTGGTTGAGGCAAGCGATCTGAAGTAAGAAGCACATACTTATAAAAGAATGCGATTTATGTTCATATAAGTAACGTAAGTCATTTATCGGCTTTaggtgaaaaatattttcttcggAGAAAAGCAGTTTCCATAATTCAggacaaatcaaatcaaatatcGAGCAATGATTTGATCAATCACTACATTTTCTAGAAAAGATTTTGTATCATAGCAAACACATTCGTACTAATTTTGGATAAGCTACTCCGTCCGTTCCAATTTACGTGGCAGAGTTTGACTCCACAGAGTTTAAGaggaaaaaaaaagacttttgaaacttatgaTCTTAAACTTGACATTACATTTTTGTGGCTATAAAAACATGCTAAGGATAGCActcaagggtgtggcctagtggtcaatgaagtgagtTGAGAATGATGAAGTTTTAGGTTCAAATCTCAACGGAGACAAAAACACTAGATAATTTCTTCTCATTTGTCCAAGCCCCGGTGGATAGAGTTACTTGCTtcctgttgctggtgggaggtagcaggtatccgtggaattagtcgaggtgcgcatAAGCTGGTCCGGACACCACGATTAAGAAAAAAACAATGCTAAAGGTAAAATGAGAAATTTAtagttaaattgtttctaaatatagaaatggGTCATTATTTTTTGAACGAACTAATAAGGAAAAGTGTCACCTACAATAGAACAGAGGGAGGAGAACTACTTTTTTCTCTCACTTTACCTTACTGTCTGAGAATGCTTCTTTGAAATTACATCGCTTTACACATAAAAAGTGATAGATCCTCGTTTCGCGCTGCTCCAAAGATAAGGTGATCGCTTTTAGTAACACTAGACTTTTTACTGCTAGGGTAATAAATTAGTTGGCAGGTAAGGAAACACAGGAGTTATGTTCAAAGATATAATTTATGGAAGTCAGAATTCTCTTATTTTTCTGCTATTCACTATTACAAAACTGAAGGGTTGACATTTTGTTGCCTAAGTTTTATTTATGAACTGTCGAGCTTCCACTCTAAAGTGCTATTGAGGTATATGTTCCCCCCTTATCTTCGTATATTTACCTAATCAGGaactatatttaaaaataaaaataaaaaaaaaataaaaataaaaataaaaatatatatatatatatatatatatattctcaaatACGATGAATTAAACTTAATTGAGAATTTTCGCCTAGCCTGAATAAACAACTTATAATATGCATTGACAACAGAGCATAAAAAAGGTCACACAGTTTCAGTCTCCTCTCCTTGCTCTTTGCAACAGATATTCACAAGAGGTCAAGAGCCATGGAAATTGAGCTTAAAGTAAATGACAACATGCAAGGGAAGTAGACTTGTTAACACAAGACATTTTTAATTTTGACTCATGATCATGTAGTGGTAAATGCATTTCTAGGCTCGAAACAAAAGAAAGATTAAGACATCTTTTGATAGCTGTCTAGTAAATTCTGTATAATTGACCTAAGCATTACAATGACTATcttgtattccttatttattttcaAAGGATAATTTAATCAAATGGAAAATAAATAGTTCATCCGACAAAACCAAAAGGGACAACAACAACCACCTAGTGAATTCTCACAAGACCccctcacaagtggggtctggggagggtagagtatacgcagccttacccctaccctaggaaGGCAGAaagactgtttccgaaagaccctcggctaaagaaaagaagaaaagaagaaaagaagcagTGACAACaagtagtaacaacaacaagatattaaAGAAGCGAAGCCAAGATAACAATCAAACAATAGATAATACTAGCAATCTAAGGATAAAGGATACCATATTAACACTAATGCTACCGGTTTGAGAAAGACAAAAGGACACGCTCGACaacctactaaccttctatcctaatcctcgacctccagatcctcctatcaagggccatgtcctcggtaagctccAGCTACGCCAtgcctgcctaatcacctctccccaatacttcttaggcctacctctatCCCTTCTCATACCCACCAAGGCCAACCTCTTACACCTCCTAACTGGGGCATCTGTGCTTTTCCTCTTCACATGTTCGAACCATCTGAGCCTTGcctcccgcatcttatcctccacgGGAGCCGCTCCCACCTTTTCcagaataacttcattcctaatttaTCTAACCTGGTATCCCCGCACAAAATCAAAAGGGACAACGTAGACAAAAGAGCTTTACGGTGATTCCATCAGATAAAAAAAAGAGGAATTTATTAAAAGATCTGCCACCCGATTTTTAATTATTGTTTTTATGCTTTCCTGTTGAAGGACTATGTGCGTGTTTGTATGTCATGTTGCTCAGCAGGAGAGGGTGTGTGGAAAGGGGTGGCACTTATTTATTGCAAGCTTTGGTTGTACTATTTTAATGGTCTGGGAACTAGTAGTAATGATGGCACTGCAGTTTTCTTAATACTACAGTGGGATTTGAAAAACTTGGAAATGTATCCAAATTTCCATCAGCATCCCACTAGCTTGTCTTGATGAGGCCTACTCCAAATTCTCGAAATTTATCATCTCAGCAAGTTTCCATATGTTGTATTTCAGGTACAACTCATTCGCATCCAATTGCGTCTTTCAGGAATTGGTTGGACAACACAGAAGGTTTTTCACTTGATGAATTTTGTTGTCTGTGGATGTAAGATTTCCTTTACTTTCTCCAAGTTCTGCTAGAAACTGTTCGCATCAAGTTATTCTGATACTCACAAGAACCAAATGATTTGTTGGCAGTGAGAGCGATTTTATTTGGCATCTACAGGAGTGTGTTTTATCTGAGACCAAAAGTAAGTCTTTTCTTTCCCTTAACCATTCTAATGTCCACTTTGCTGGTGAATAAATTGCAGAGTAGGCTATTGACTCCTAAAATTTCTGGAATGTACTCTCAAGGGAATTACAATGCAAGAGAAGGAAAGTTAACTCATGAATGTCACCGTTTAAGTAGCATTAGTCATTTTGATGAAACAATCATATCCAATTCTTTGAAGCTAAACTGAGAACAATTTATCCTTCTTTAGCATCAACTCATCACCAACCTAGTAGATATCACAGAACTAAGTAGCTGCGAGCCTGTGTTTAGTATATAACCTATGGACTTAACTTCGCCTTGTTTAACATCAATTTACTGTCTGTTTGAACTGTCTTGTGAGCAATTCACAGAGAACAAATAGTCAAATTATCGTTCCTTCTACTCTCTCCTTATTCCATGACTTTGTAGTTGATATGAAACATTCTGACCTTAATAGATCAATATTTCAAACTCTTGGTGAATTTGATTGCAGGTTACATATTAGAACAGttgcctttttaaaaaaaaaatcataccATGCATCAGAACTGGGATCCAagttaaatttcatattttctttaaagAACAGGCATTATGACATTTGATTTGTCTATTTAGCTAACACCATTCAACATTTAAACAGGCACTTGAGATGATGCTTCTGGATCTCCCTGgtcttctattcttttccacaTATACGCTGCTAGTTCTATTTTGGGCTGAAATATACCATCAGGTAATGCTATTTGATTTCGGTAGTCTTTAAGGAGTCACTCAGACAAGATATTTTCATGGGAATCGTGTTAAAATATTCCTTAATATATTCGTTGTGGAAGACGCCTTAcctattataattattttcatcatGGATCAGGCCTtactctttatttattatttttctcagGCAAGAAACCTTCCCATTGATAAACTTCGACCTGCATATTATGCAGTTAATGCGGTCGTGTATCTTATACAGGTAGTGCATCAGAGTTCTATTCACTTCACAGAAAATATATCCATGTATAAGCAATGGAAGCCTCTCTAAGTTTCCTCCTATTTATGGAACCGTGATATGATTGCAGATATGCATCTGGATCTTCATCAGGCTTGGCCCGACTTCGACTGGTGTTGAAACTGCTAAACTCTTTTTCGCAGGTCGGCTACATATGTGCAATTGTTGCTAAGACATTGTTGTCTACAATCTTATTTAAAAAATCTGAGTGCACTTTCTGCAGTTATTTCGTTTTGTGCTGCTCTGGGATTTGTCATGTATGGTGGAAGGTAATTGGTGCCCAGTATTGTACAAGTGCCCATAATCTCTTTCCTATATCCATGTTTCATGAAATtgatcttttttcttttcctttttaatctCTCTTTAGGTTATTCGCAATGCTTCGGCGCTTTCCTATTGAATCTAGAGGCCGTCAGAAGAAGCTTCATGAGGTTTGTGCCTGTTGTAACTGCCTTCATCTTCATTCCGTCATTCTCTTGCCATGTACATGGCAACTAGATGCAAGACTATATTTCATTTAGGTGCCTCTTTTTTGCCTTTGAGAGAAACAAATCCATCTTCATTGAAGCTTTGCTGCCAAGTCCTACCTTGTCTTTCCGGCCATTGCAATAGTATCTTGACCAATTAAAAACTAGAAATCTAGTTCCCAGCTCCATCCATCTTTGTTTTTGGTTGATAGTGTAGACAATAGGTGCTATATATCTTCTGACATGAAACTGTCTAATTTTTAGTAGACAAAGTTATCATGAGAGGATATGGGTACCTGGTGAAATGCTGAAATAGTCAAAATACACTGATATATTTTTCCACAAAAGATAAAGGGAAAATGATTTATCATGTACTCGATATCAGCCAATCAATTGGCCTCAATCTCAAACTAGTTCGGGGTCAGCTCTTCAGGTGCATGA contains:
- the LOC104096036 gene encoding tobamovirus multiplication protein 1-like, giving the protein MLKNKSFFLEVPIFDWFNGALEVSDNGKEGIFYTLSAAYAFVSFIALVQLIRIQLRLSGIGWTTQKVFHLMNFVVCGLRAILFGIYRSVFYLRPKALEMMLLDLPGLLFFSTYTLLVLFWAEIYHQARNLPIDKLRPAYYAVNAVVYLIQICIWIFIRLGPTSTGVETAKLFFAVISFCAALGFVMYGGRLFAMLRRFPIESRGRQKKLHEVGFVTGICCTCFLIRCVVVAISAFDGNADVDVIDHPVLILIYYMVVEILPSILVLFILRKLPPRRVSEQYHPIQ